TTCATGGTaataatgtcagaaaatggtcCACAATAAGAAACTGCTGTCctcacaggtaaaaaaaaaaatctttgaggtCCTCTTCTGTGGAGCGATCCACGTTCCACTCTCACGCAAGCAAACgcatcacacacaaacacacacacgcacatgcacacacagttcTGTCCATGCtcatatttatatataaaaaaatctgtATAAAAAAATCTCTGAGTGTTTATTGTGCCAGTGACCAGCACTGGCTAGCTTTGTCGTTGTTGTGGCCAACGTCCCGGCGGCTCAGTTAGCCTCAGTGTAGCATCAAGGCTAATAAGACTGGGATTATGACACTTAAGAGAGACAAGGAGACCGGCCGTGCTCCTGAACCGCCAATGCTCCTCTGGACGTTGGGCTCCATTGCAGCTGGGTCGTCTGCGGAAGGAAAACAGAAGGACAGTCAGTGATCAGTCCTTCAGTTTAagatacagtgtgtaggatttagtgtcctcTAGTGCTGCgattgcagactgcattatgctaCGGCTGGTCACAATTTTGATTCCCTTtcatatttttgcttctttggtaacAGGGATTCATCCtcctttgccttctcttgtgaacaCAACATGTACAATCCTCAGTTTAACAAAAACAAGGGTTTTCAAACTAGCCAGCGTATATGAttgattttgtttcttttttcttcagtattGCAGGTGCGATGCAAAATGTGTCAGTAtgacccttttgggctactgtatcaacattgtGGTGAATCCAACTGAGGGCCTACTCACATGTCAATATAACGGACTCATACTAAGTTTTTGAAACTtcaatttgttgttgttgttggtaatAACGTAACACTGTCTTAAcaaaatctgctgctgctacaaatactaaatggtttgcactactgcagTATCTCACTTTTTACTACTACCTTAAACACTACACTGCAAATACTTGTGCACTTTACTGTTCTTACtgtcgaaatgtcttgtcctgtcatcactggGTGAAGGTGAGAAATGCAATTTTGATTCCTTGTATGCCTAGTACATGTGaataattgacaataaagccgactaTGACTTTGACTTAATAAGACACTAATGAAGAAATGGTTTTGAatgttatattatatttatatattgaaATTTGCGACTGGAAAGACAATTGGAACaatagtcttccccaacatgtcttggtcaaccatggaaaagacattttgcctggaggtctGTTTTGCCAACAAAtgataccatttggagcataattttgaaagaacatgacttttatgcaaagcggccaagataactgaaactttggggaatgattgtacacagactgaagtttacttttgtaggatttattacaatttttctgAGTTCTGTTTTTGTGGGTCACCTTGCACAATGCAGCATGATTTCTTTGAGAAGAAGTCTCACCTGCTGGGAGCTGGTTAGATTGGGTGTGCACTCCTCCAGCACCATTAAATTTAGGGTCTTCCTCCGCCAATATCTTTTCTTGTCTCTTCTGCCTTGGCTTTGTCCAAATGGGTCTTCCCAGAACCTTTGGGCCCAGCCACATCCACTCTCAGCTTCAAACAGTCTTGGCCGTGGTGATGCATTGGTTTGGCTggtgaaagacagacagaagcatAAGGTGAACTTGCGTAGCTTTCTCAGCATCACAGCAGAACAAAATGGGCAGTGTGGAACACTTACAGATATAATAGTAGCTCTCGCCCTGTCTGAACTCCTTTCCCAAAGTGAAAGGGGTGAAACGCTGGAACTTCTCGGAAAACTTCTCAGGAGCATGTGGGGCAAAGGGCCGGGAACATTCCCAACGAAGCTGGTCAAAGGAGTGAGGCTTACACACATCATAGTCCTCCTTCTCCACCATATAGAGAACGTAGCGCTCCGCTGCGTGCGACGGCACCTCTCCATGTGCATAGTGGGggcaaatgatgtccagatagtCATTGATACGCACTTCGACTGAGTAGTCATCCCACAGAAAACtatggggaataaaaaaaaaaagagcaggttATTCACAAAACCTGTATACATACACTGGAAAAACTAAAACTTGAAGCAGCTGGAATGACTGTGACTGCTAGGTTAGACAATCATCTATAACATTACTGCAACAAGAACAGAGTCTTTCAGTCATACTCGATGTGGGGCGTGGCAAACAATGGTTACAATGAAATTTCCAAACAAAATTTCCAAGGGTTTTATCCACCGTATGGGTTTTCCCACATGTGGGCTGTTTTCCAGTGTTgattttgtaataaaatgaaCTGTAAACTGGTGTTGTTCTTGGACCTACCTGCAATTTAAAATGTTAATAGCCCCAACTTAAAATATTAAGATACCAACTCTAACTTAGAAAATATTATGCTAGTAACCCAATTTAAAATATTGAGTGAATAATGCTAACTTTAAATATTAGGCTAATAATCCTAATTTACTTCGATACATGTACTCAACAATTTTAGAATTTCAACAATTTTAGAATTGTACAATGACCAGTTAAACCCTAACTAAAAAATATTATGTTAGTAACCCTAAATTAAAATATTAAGTGAATAATGATAATTTTAAATATTAGGCTAATAACCCTAACTTACTTCGGTTCATGTACTCAACAATTTTAGAATTGTACAATGACCAGTTAATAAATCCCTAACTAAAAATATTATGTTTGTAAACCTAAATTAAAATATGAAGTGAATAATGCTAACTTTAAATATTAGGCTAATAACCCTAACTTACTTCAATACATGTACTCAGCAATTTTTAGAATTGCACAATGACCAGTTAGTAAAACCCTAACTTAAAATGTTACATTAGTAACCCTAATTTAAAATATGAAGTGAATAATGGTAACTTTAAATATTAGGCTAATAACCCTAACTTACTTCGATACATGTACTCAACAATTTTAGAATATGACCAGTTAGTAAAACCCTAACTAAAAAATATTATGCTTGTAACCCTAATTTAAAATCTGAAGTGTATAATGCTAACTTAAATAGGCTAATAACCCTAACTACTTTGATACATGTATCTCAACAATTTTAGAAGTGTGCAATGACCAGTTAGTAAAACCCTAACTTAAAAATGTTATGTTAGTAACTCTAACTTAAAATATGAAGTGAATAATGCTAACTTTAAATATTAGGCTAATAACCCTAACTTACTTCAATACATGTACTCAACAATTTTAGAATTGTACAATGACCAGTTAGTAAAACCCTAACTAAAAAACATTATGCTTGTAACCCTAATTTAAAATCTGAAGTGTATAATGCTAACTTTAAATATTAGGCTAATAACCCTAACTTACTTTGATACATGTACTCAACAATTTTAGAAGTGTGCAATGACCAGTTAGTAACCAGTTAGTAAAACCCTAACTTAAAACATTATGCTTGTAACCCTAATTTAAAATCTGAAGTGTATAATGCTAACTTTAAATATTAGGCTAATAACCCTAACTTACTTTGATACATGTACTCAACAATTTTAGAAGTGTGCAATGACCAGTTAGTAAAACCCTAACTTAAAAATGTTATGTTAGTAACCCTAACTTAAAATATGAAGTGAATAATGCTAACTTTAAATATTAGGCTAATAACCCTAACTTACTTCAATACATGTACTCAACAATTTTAGAATTGTACAATGACCAGTTAGTAAAACCCTAACTTAAAACATTATGCTTGTAACCCTAATTTAAAATCTGAAGTGTATAATGCTAACTTTAAATATTAGGCTAATAACCCTAACTTACTTTGATACATGTACTCAACAATTTTAGAAGTGTGCAATGACCAGTTAGTAAAACCCTAACTTAAAAATGTTATGTTAGTAACCCTAACttatctactcatcactaattgaagaaaataagaacaaccccaggtttcttttcagtactgtagccaggctgacaaagagtcagagctctattgagctgagtattccattaactttaactagtaatgacttcatgactttctttgctaacaaaattttaactattagagaaaaaattactcataaaccatcccaaagacgtatcgttatctttggctgctttcagtgatgctggtatttggttagactcttctctccgattgttctgtctgagttattttcattagttacttcatcgaaaccatcaacaggtttattagaccccattcctaccaggctgctcaagaagccctaccattatttaatgcttcgatcttaaatatgatcaatctatctttattagtggctatgtaccacaggctttttaaggtggcagtaattaaaccattacttaaaagccatcacttgaccccagctatcttagctaattataggccaatctccaaccttccttttctctcaaaattcttgaaagggtagttgtgtaaaacagctaactgatcatctgcagaggaatggtctatttgaagagtttcagtcaggtttagaattcatcatagtacagaaacagcattagtgaaggttacaaatgatcttcttatggcctcggacagtggactcatctctgtgcttgttctgttagacctcagtgctgctttgatactgttgaccataaaatttattacagagattagagcatgccataggtattaaaggcactgcgctgcggtggtttgaatcatatttgtctaatagattacaatttgttcatgtaaatggggaatcttcttcacagactaaagttaattatggagttccacaaggttctgtggtaggaccaattttattcactttatacatgcttcccttattagacggtattgctacccagctttatctatccatgaagccagaggacacacaccaattagctaaactgcaggattgtcttacagacataaagacatggatgacctctaatttcctgcttttaaactcagataaaactgaagttattgtacttggccccaaaatcttacaaacatggtgtctaaccagatccttactctggatggcattaccctgacctctagtaatactgtgagaaatcttggagtcatttttgatcaggatatgtcattcaaagcgcatattaaacaaatatgtaggactgctttttttgcatttacgcaatatctctaaaatcagaaaggtcttgtctcagagtgatgctgaaaaactaattcatgcatttatttcctctaggctggactattgtattcattatcaggttgtcctaaagttccctaaaaagccttcagttaattcaaaatgctgcagctagagtactgacggggactaggagagcatatctcacccatattggcctctcttcattggcttcctgttaattctagaatagaatttaaaattcttcttcttacttataaggttttgaataatcaggtcccatcttatcttaggcacctcgtagtaccatatcaccccaatagagcgcttcgctctcagactgcaggcttacttgtagttcctagggtttgtaagagtagaatgggaggcagagccttcagctttcaggctcctctcctgtggaaccagctcccaattcagatcagggagacagacaccctctctacttttaagattaggcttaaaactttcctttttgctagagcttatagttagggctggatcaggtgaccctgaaccatcccttagttatgctgctatagatgtagactgctggggggttcccatgatgcactgtttctttcctttttgctctgtatgcaccactctgcatttaatcattagtgatcgatctctgctcccctccacagcatgtctttttcctgttctctccctcagccccaaccagtcccagcagaagactgcccctccctgagcctggttctgctgggggtttcttcctgttagggggGGTTTTCGTTCCCGCTGTGGCCGGTGCTTGCTcgcggggggtcgttttgaccgttggggttttgcataattgttgtgtggccttgccttgcggtgtggagcgccttggggcggctgtttgttgtgatttggcgctgtataaaaaaattgattgattgattgattgaataatgcTAACTTTAAATATTAGGCTAATAACCCTAACTTACTTCAATACATGTACTCAACTATTTTAGAATTGTACAATGACCAGTTAGTAAAACTCTAACTTTCAAATTAGTCAAAAACAAGACAATTAAGTCATCTGAATAAACTATAAACTTACATGAGTTGGGCTCAAAACCTGCCTTGATATTTAGAGTTTTGTCAAGCTTTTCCATTTGGACAGCACAGATTGAACAATATAAAACATGCTTATTCATGTGTTTCCGCACAGTTAAAGCGtgtaactctctctctctctctgtgtgtgtgtgtgtgtaagcctgTCACTGTGACAGAATTAGAAAGCGCATGAGCAGGCTGGACCCGTTCACATTGTTTTGCAACGAGTACACATGCCTCATTTCTCATCTTAAAGCTCTACTACCATCCCGATTACACACCTCCTCCCTTATTCATCTGGTCCTCGCCCTGCAATAATACCTTCTTTTCACCTTCCGTCAGGTTTGGATTCCTTCCCTCTTTCCATGCACACAGCTCGGTGCCCAGGCTCTTTCGGCACCTGGATGTTCGTCTGTGAACCTGCCTGCTGTGGCTCTTGTTTTGACTCCTCAACTTAATTTGCTGTTTCTATTGCCatctctgtctctgttttctcTCAATTTGTCTGTAATTTCTTCAAAGAAACAGACAGAATGGGGTGGAGACACTCAGACTGTCGTGCCTTGGTCCTTTTCATCTCTACCCTTCATTTAGTTTTATGGCTTTTTTTAAAGTGCTCTCTGGCTCCTGTTTGCTTGCTTCCTGCTCATTTCCTGCTGAAGCACAGCATCATGGTGAAAAAGCAGTTACAGATCCGATCCCACTGATTTGCTGATCACATAGAATAAACTTTGATTTGGAGATTCATTCAAATTCCATCTGACATTTAAagttacagtgtgcaggatttggtGTTATCTCGTGGTGAGGCTGCAGACTTATACTGTCGCCGGTCATGATTTTGTTTATCTTCAGGTTTTAACTTCCTTGGCAgaggggattcatgctcccttgccttttaTTTTGCTAATCTTGTATTTCATCCAAAAgaattcagtttaaaaaaaaaaaatcacccaagatatttattttttgcagactTTCATGCTTCATGCTCTTTATTGTAAATTATTTGATATGCAGAagcttttcaacatttttgtagtCTTTGGTTTATGATTTTTACtccttatgatttttttttttttgcacagattTTCTGGAACTTCAGTGCACGCTTCAGCAAAACACCCTGCACTAACTGTGCGTCTGCTATTGTTTACAAGAGCTGCAAGCGTTTGCACCAGCATCAAAGCCTGGGCCGTGGCGGctctgatccccccccccccccccttggtgTTGTGACTCCCGTTAGGATCCCCCAGCCATGTCACAGACACGCCGGCTCCAAACGTGGGCCCCTGACCCCTCCCCTATGTATCAGTTAGCACTAACCTACCTGTCAAAACATGCTTTGTTAGCCGAGCGCGGCTCTGCACTTGTTAGCCAGGGTTAATAAGTACGTCATCCACCAAACCCATTTCAGACTCACTTTGTAGTATGTCCTGTGCAAGTGGACACGCCCTGTGTGTGTAGTGAAAGGAAACCATTAAGTGCAGCATAATTGGGCAAATAATCTCTGCTATCTTCTCTGTTTTCCTCTGAGTCGGCCCACTAATAGCGGTGCAGGAGAAAACAAGCTCTGTTGTGGCTCTTGATAAAGGAAAGAATACTTTTAACTTGCGTGGGTGACACCTTTCCCTACTGTGTCCTTGTTAAGGCACCTTGACTCTTGCACGAATTTTGGCTCCGCACTGCCACGCAATTCGTTGCACCAATGCATGTCATTAGATGAtctgcaccttgacacttgcatgaatttgatccccacacttgcACGGAATTTTGCATACCAATGAGtatactcattgtaaactgtacgtgcattgacacgcagtgtttgcgAATAGGTTACACAATATTCACggctagttcacgcaagtggtaTGAAATTTATGCATGCTAgaaatttgaacatttcaaatctTCTTTGCGCACTGGTACGCAGCCGTGCACAGTTCATGAACAGTTATGATGAGTTTAACTCATTGACACGCTAAATTACGTGCcaatgcagggatcaaatttgtgcaactgTCAAAGCACCTTTAGACAAGCTCCCAATAAAAACACGATGGCTGTCAAATGCTAATAAACAACAGTTTCTGTTGTCACTTTCATTAAGAAGCTCTCCTTTTATCCTTCTCTTCACCTCCTCCTACCCCCCCCAATGGCCCAGCTAATTAAAAGCTGTTAGGGGTCTGGGGCCAATGTGCTCTCTAGAAACGGAGGTGAGGACAATGAACAGGGTGTAATTATACCCTTCTTTCCCCAAAGACAGAATGCCTGAAGGCTACAGGGCTCCTTTAACCCCAGTAACCTACCCGCTGTGGAGTTTTCAACATTCACACTGCTTGGGGT
The Thalassophryne amazonica chromosome 7, fThaAma1.1, whole genome shotgun sequence genome window above contains:
- the efna1b gene encoding LOW QUALITY PROTEIN: ephrin-A1b (The sequence of the model RefSeq protein was modified relative to this genomic sequence to represent the inferred CDS: deleted 1 base in 1 codon); this encodes MDLLCLLCFVLSICAWFVSAERHSVYWNSSNQNFLWDDYSVEVRINDYLDIICPHYAHGEVPSHAAERYVLYMVEKEDYDVCKPHSFDQLRWECSRPFAPHAPEKFSEKFQRFTPFTLGKEFRQGESYYYISKPMHHHGQDCLKLRVDVAGPKGSGKTHLDKPRQKRQEKILAEEDPKFNGAGGVHTQSNQLPADDPAAMEPNVQRSIGGSGARPVSLSLLSVIIPVLLALMLH